Below is a genomic region from Pseudomonadota bacterium.
GGACATGGATAGCTCACCTGGCTTCGGGTCTACATCACGCGACTCAAATCGCCCTATTCAGACTCGCTTTCGCTGCGGCTCCGCGCTTTTCACGCTTAACCTTGCCACGTAATGTAAGTCGCAGGTTCATTCTACAAAAGGCACGCGATCAGCCTGGTTTGACCCATAGGCCTTTCACGGATTGTAAGCACACGGTTTCAGGTTCTTTTCACTCCCCTTCCGGGGTTCTTTTCGCGCTTTCCCTCACGGTACTTGATCACTATCGGTCGGCAGGGAGTATTTAGCCTTGGATGATGGTCCACCCAGATTCCCATAGGGTTTCACGTGCCCCATGGTACTCAGGAACCACACCGTCGAGGCTGCTCGCTTTCGCTTACGCGGCTATCACGCTCTTTGGCGGAGCTTTCCAACTCCATCAGCTAACGCGCAGCTTGGTAACTCGACGCGCTCTCGGCAGAGAGCGCCATGTGGTCCTACAACCCCTCGCCAGCAACGACTGCCGTCTTGACACTGACGAAGTTTAGGCTGTTCCCTTTTCGCTCGCCACTACTCAGGGAATCTCTAGTGATTTCTTTTCCTCCGGGTACTGAGATGTTTCACTTCCCCGGGTTCCCTCCACCCAGCCTTACGACCGGGCAGTCAAACGCCTTGAACGTTTGTGGTTGCCCCATTCGGACATCCTCGGATCAAAGCTCGCTCGCAGCTCCCCGAGGCGTATCGTCGCCTGCTACGTCCTTCATCGGCTCCTGCCGCCTAGGCATCCACCGTGTGCCCTTTCTACCTTATCCCATCAATCTTGCGTGTTCCCCCAACCGCACCGCCTCACTTCCACCGCGAACGGGGAGGGGAGTCGATGCGCTCGAGAGTCAAGACCCACGGGCGGCAGATAATAGCGTGCTTCGAAGAGAAAATCAGGTTTTCTCCTCTTGCGATAATTGCAACTCGCAATTTGCTCTACAGAACACTCTTCAATTGTCAAAGAACACAAGACTCGTCGCGGAATCACAAACCGTGAGACCGACCGACGACCCTTGAAAATTGGATAGCAGAGATAAACCAGGTCGCCCGGGAAAAAGGGGCGTTCGACCTGGACGTGTCGCGAGAAGCACCTGCGGGCGCCAATCCACGGTCGCTCTCGTACAGCCCGAGGGCTGTTTGACCGAGCTTCCGTGGCACTCACCATCGGTCGTGAGGACCGTTGGTGGTGTACACTCCGTAGAAAGGAGGTGATCCAGCCGCACCTTCCGATACGGCTACCTTGTTACGACTTCGTCCCAATCACGAAGTATACCTTCGGCGCCTCCCTCCCTTGCGGGTTAGGCCAGCGACTTCGGGTACGCTCCGCTTTCGTGACGTGACGGGCGGTGTGTACAAGGCCCGGGAACGCATTCACCGCAGCGTAGCTGATCTGCGGTTACTAGTGATTCCAACTTCATGCAGGCGAGTTGCAGCCTGCAATCCGAACTGAGGCCGGCTTTAAAAGGGATTCGCTCCACCTCGCGGTCTCGCTGCCCGTTGTACCGGCCATTGTAGCACGTGTGTAGCCCCGGACGTAAGGGCCATGCTGACTTGACGTCATCCCCACCTTCCTCCGCCTTATGACGGCAGTCTCCCCAGAGTGCCCGACATGACTCGCTGGCAACTAAGGACAAGGGTTGCGCTCGTTGCGGGACTTAACCCAACACCTCACGGCACGAGCTGACGACAGCCATGCAGCACCTTCACAGCAGCGGGGTTGCCCCCTCGCCGACATCTCTGCCGACTACAACCACTGCAATTCAAACCCGGGTAAGGTTCTTCGCGTAGCGTCGAATTAAACCACATGCTCCACCACTTGTGCGGGCCCCCGTCAATTCCTTTGAGTTTCAACCTTGCGGCCGTACTCCCCAGGCGGGATACTTATTGCGTTAGCTGCGGCACAGACGGGGTCAAAACCGCCTACACCTAGTATCCATCGTTTACAGCCAGGACTACCGGGGTATCTAATCCCGTTTGCTCCCCTGGCTTTCGCGCCTCAGCGTCAGGAACAGGCCAGAAAGTCGCCTTCGCCACAGGTGTTCCTCCCGATATCTACGCATTTCACCGCTACACCGGGAATTCCACTTTCCTCTCCTGTCCTCAAGGGCGGCCATCTCCCGGAAAGCTCATCAGTTGAGCCGATGAATTTACTCCAGGATGCGCCGCTCCGCCTACACGCCCTTTACGCCCAGTAAATCCGGACAACGCTCGCTACCTACGTATTACCGCGGCTGCTGGCACGTAGTTAGCCGTAGCTTCCTCAGTGGGTACCGTCCTTGCTCTTCCCCACTGACAGAGGTTTACGATCCGAAGACCTTCATCCCTCACGCGGCGTCGCTGCGTCAGGCTTTCGCCCATTGCGCAAAATTCCTCACTGCTGCCTCCCGTAGGAGTCTGGCCCGTATCTCAGTGCCAGTGTGGCCGATCATCCTCTCAGACCGGCTACCCGTCGAAGCCTTGGTGGGCCGTTACCCCGCCAACAAGCTGATAGGCCGCAAACCGCTCCTCTAGTGCATTACTGCTTTCTTCCCCACGGGATGTCCCGCGAGGATCACATCCGGTATTACCTTCCCTTTCGGAAAGCTATCCCAAGCTAGAGGGCACGTTATTTACGTGTTACTCACCCGTCTGCCGCTGGGGATTGCTCCCCCGCACGACTTGCATGTGTTAGGCACGCCGCCAGCGTTAGTCCTGAGCCAGGATCAAACTCTCCATAAAAGAGCTTTTTCCACGGCCAGCCGATCCGCTAGGATCGAATGGCCTTGAATCTTTGGGCAAAACCCGCAGGCTCATAAATCGCTGCACGTCTCTGCTATCCAGTTTTCAAAGGTCGACCAGTCGACGAGCACAGACGCAGCACAAAACCGAGGTCGTGTGTGCGAGAGGGGCGACTCACCGTCGTTCCGCCAGGTGTGCGTCGTGGCGCCGTCTGCGGCACGCTCACCGCGATGTCGCGGCGGCCAGTGCGCTGGGCGCTTGAGGATATTATCACGCAGGCAAGGGGCTGTCAATACCCATGCCAAAAAACTTGCTGCAGGGGACTTTGAACCTGTAGAGAAAGCACCGCCACCATGAACACCCCCATCACGCTCACGCTCGGACAGATTGCGGAACACGTCTCCGGACGTCTCCTTGACCCGTGCACAGCCGACCTCCCCATCACAAGGGCAAGAGGCCTCTCAGAAGCGGAGAGCGGTGACCTCAGCTTCGTCGAAGCGGCGCGTCACCTCGACGCCGCCGTCGCCTCGACCCAGGCGCGCGCCCTTCTGGTGCCCGCGGCAACCGATGCGTGCGCGGTCCCCGCCGTCGCGGTGCGCTCCCCTCGCCTGGCGTTCGCACGTGTCCTGGCGCTCCTGCATCCTCGCCATCGCCCGTCCCCTGGTGTGCATCACACCGCGGCGGTCGATGCGAGCGCACACATCGACGAGACCGCCCACATCGGGCCATACTGCTCCATCGGCTCAGGGGTGCGCGTGGGCGCCGGCGCCGTGCTGCACCCGCACGTAAAGATCGGCGCGGGCGCCACCATCGGCGACGACACCGAGCTTCGCCCTCGAGTCACCATCGGCCCGGATGTCACCGTGGGCACGCGATGCCTGATTCACGCGGGCACCACCATCGGCGTCAGCCGCAATGGGCATCGGGGCCTGGCAGGCGTGATCGTGGGCGATGACGTGGAGATGGGCTCGCGCGCCGTGGTCGAAGCAGGAACAACCTCGCCCACGCGGGTGGAGAGCGGCTGCCGCACCGACAACCTCATCTACATCGGTGCAGGCGCGCATCTCGGACCGCACTGCCTCATGGTCTCCTACACCCACGTCGGCTCCGAAGCCGTTCTCGCCCACCACGTAACCCTCGCCGGGCAGGCCATGGTCACCCCCCGAGCCAGGGTAGACGCCATCGCCGTCGTAGGCGCGCGAGGCAAGGTTCTCGAGCACGTCGCCGAGCGCACCGTCGTCTCCGGTGACCCGGCCATCCCCCACAAGGAAGAACTGCGGCGCGCGGCCAGCGCGGCAAGACTGGGGCAGCTCGCAACCCAGCTCGAGACGACCCTCTCTCGGGTCAGCGAATATCAGTGAGACGCGGGCTGCTTGGCGTCGAGAGGCTGGGCTCCCGAGACTCGGTTGCGCCCGCCCTTCTTCGAGCGATACAGCGCGGCGTCTGCGGCAGAGACGAGATCTGCCTTCGAGCGGGCGTCTGAAGGGAAGGTCGCCACACCGATGCTCGACGTGACCTTCACCGCCAGCTTGCCAAAGCGCAGCTGGAAGGCGTCTCGAATGCGCTCGGCGGTCTTCAGTGCGCTCTCCTTGTCTGTGTCCTTGAGAATCAGCGAGAACTCGTCGCCGCCATAGCGACAGACCAGGTCGCTCTCTCGGGTGTAGGAGCGAAGGAGCGCCGAGATCTCCTTGAGCAGCTTGTCGCCTTCAGGGTGGCCCAGGGTATCATTGAACTTCTTGAAGTGATCGGTGTCGACCATGACGAGGGCCAGGGGACGGCCATAGCGCTCCGCCCACCGGACCTCCTCGCTCAACCGTTCCTGGAAATACCGGTGCGTGTACAGCCCCGTAACACCGTCGGTGATGGCCAGCCCCACGGTCTTCTCGAACAGCAATGCCTTCTGTATGGCCAGGGCGGCCTGTGAGCTCACCATCTCACATGTCTTGACGGTCTGGTCATCATAGACGTCGGGCTCAGCCGAACCGATGTAGATCTCTCCGATGACCTCATCTTCCGCCAGCAAGGGGACGATGATCACCGAGCGCTCGCGCTCGATGAGGCTGGTGAATCGCGACTCCCGAGCATCGTCGAGGACGAGGCGACGCTTGTTCAAGGCCACCCACGTCAGCACGTTCTCCCCCGCCTGTCCCGCCTCGTCATCGAAATCGACCACGAAGTTCGTGAAGAGCGCGCCGTAGGGGCTGGACGCCTTCTTCGCCACGATCTGCCCCTCACGGCACTGGAAGATGATGCACGACTGGCATGAGATGAGCTGGGTGACGTTCTTGAGGATGATGTCGAGGATCTCGTCGAGCTCTACCGCACGGTTCAGGTCACTCCCGAGGGTGCTGAGCGCCTTCCACTGATTGGCCTGCTCCTGCTGCATCTCCTTGAGTCTCATCTCCTGGGTCAGGCGCTCTTCCTGATGGCCGTGGAACTGGGCGCTGCGGATGGCGATTGCGGCTGGGTTGGCAAGCGTCTCGAGCATGTGCACGTGATCATCGTTGTAGGTTCCCGGGCGAAGCGTACCGACGTAGATCACGCCGATGATGCTGTCCTTGACGATGAGCGGGACGCACATGATCGACTTCTCATCGCGGAAGATGCGACGATCGTTCTCCCCCTGCATGTCTGAGACGAGAACGGGCTTCTTGCTCTTCATCACGAGGTTCACCATCGACTCCTCGAGCTGCAGGAGCGGAGACATCTCGATCTTGTCCCGGTAGGGCGACGCGCAACCTTCCGGAATGAGGGCCCCCTTGGGGTCGATGAGGTAGATGACGCAGGACTGATAGATGAGCAGCTTGCGGATCATCGACATGACGATGTCGAGCGTCTTGCTGAGATCCTTGCTTGCGCCGAGCTGCTGACCCATGTCTCGAAGGATTGCGATCTCGTCGACCCGCTTGTGGAGGTCGGCCATGAGCGCGCGGTTCTGGCCTTTGATCTCTCCGAGCTCCTCGCGCATGCGGCCGACGGCATCGTCGACTTCGCCCATGCTGCGAACGTCGTCTTCCTGGACGACGAATCGAAGGGCGCGGTGGAACGCCAGCAATGGAAGCACGAGGATCACCAGGGGCACGAGATTGAAGCCGCTGCCACCCGGCGCGGTGAATCGCAGGAGCAGGCTGGCCGCCCAGCCGAGCGGCAGCAGCGCGGCTCCGATGAGCCGGATGCGTCGGCGCACGATGCGCCAGGGCCGGCGGCGATCGGACGGGATAGCCGTCTCACAGACGCGAGAGAGCGCGAAATCGACCACCGCGTAGCCCAAGGTCGCCGAGACGACCGCCAGCCACTGCGACAGCGCCAGGGGATCTCGCGGAGAGGCGTCGCCGCCCAGGCCGCTGTACGCCAGACAGGCGGCCGCGAGGGGTGCAAAGGAGAGGGAGAGGCTGAGCATGCGCTTCACCACCCCTCCCCTGCCCCGCGTGGTCTCGCGAGCAACGCCCGCAACAAGCGCGACACAGACGGCGAACAGCGCGCCCTGCGTCGCCGCGAGCGCCATGATGGCCACCGATGTCAGGGTGGCGAACCCCAGGAAGGGCAGATCGACGACGAACAGGTCGAGGGCGATGGCCGAGACCGCGAGCGTGCCGGCAACCGCGGGCTGCGGAGGCA
It encodes:
- a CDS encoding UDP-3-O-(3-hydroxymyristoyl)glucosamine N-acyltransferase, which gives rise to MNTPITLTLGQIAEHVSGRLLDPCTADLPITRARGLSEAESGDLSFVEAARHLDAAVASTQARALLVPAATDACAVPAVAVRSPRLAFARVLALLHPRHRPSPGVHHTAAVDASAHIDETAHIGPYCSIGSGVRVGAGAVLHPHVKIGAGATIGDDTELRPRVTIGPDVTVGTRCLIHAGTTIGVSRNGHRGLAGVIVGDDVEMGSRAVVEAGTTSPTRVESGCRTDNLIYIGAGAHLGPHCLMVSYTHVGSEAVLAHHVTLAGQAMVTPRARVDAIAVVGARGKVLEHVAERTVVSGDPAIPHKEELRRAASAARLGQLATQLETTLSRVSEYQ
- a CDS encoding diguanylate cyclase codes for the protein MRDDAGLQYRLLALLVLIDVALAGVVLALSLNTRVPPQPAVAGTLAVSAIALDLFVVDLPFLGFATLTSVAIMALAATQGALFAVCVALVAGVARETTRGRGGVVKRMLSLSLSFAPLAAACLAYSGLGGDASPRDPLALSQWLAVVSATLGYAVVDFALSRVCETAIPSDRRRPWRIVRRRIRLIGAALLPLGWAASLLLRFTAPGGSGFNLVPLVILVLPLLAFHRALRFVVQEDDVRSMGEVDDAVGRMREELGEIKGQNRALMADLHKRVDEIAILRDMGQQLGASKDLSKTLDIVMSMIRKLLIYQSCVIYLIDPKGALIPEGCASPYRDKIEMSPLLQLEESMVNLVMKSKKPVLVSDMQGENDRRIFRDEKSIMCVPLIVKDSIIGVIYVGTLRPGTYNDDHVHMLETLANPAAIAIRSAQFHGHQEERLTQEMRLKEMQQEQANQWKALSTLGSDLNRAVELDEILDIILKNVTQLISCQSCIIFQCREGQIVAKKASSPYGALFTNFVVDFDDEAGQAGENVLTWVALNKRRLVLDDARESRFTSLIERERSVIIVPLLAEDEVIGEIYIGSAEPDVYDDQTVKTCEMVSSQAALAIQKALLFEKTVGLAITDGVTGLYTHRYFQERLSEEVRWAERYGRPLALVMVDTDHFKKFNDTLGHPEGDKLLKEISALLRSYTRESDLVCRYGGDEFSLILKDTDKESALKTAERIRDAFQLRFGKLAVKVTSSIGVATFPSDARSKADLVSAADAALYRSKKGGRNRVSGAQPLDAKQPASH